From the genome of Pelobates fuscus isolate aPelFus1 chromosome 6, aPelFus1.pri, whole genome shotgun sequence, one region includes:
- the LOC134565845 gene encoding keratin, type I cytoskeletal 42-like, with the protein MRALNERLASYLDKVHSLEQENAELERKICEWYANNAPSSLPDSSEYYRTIQELQNQISSATINSGRIVLQIDSAQQASDDFRNRCEMEINTRNNVDGDTGSLRRVLQQINNEVQTLSGGVQSLQQELFQMKNNHSGEVDGLRAQLGTRVNVEMNAAPSIDLNRALSELREEYENMMERNLREVEGMFLARSAELDREMSLGAVQLQSVNNDIIDSKRSLQTLEIELQSQLSMKSALEGTLSETEATFGSQLSQLQCMIDNIEGQLTQIRSDLEQQNHEYQVLMDQKTHLEMEINTYRHLLDGHDIHISNHTSSGASHDNKCK; encoded by the exons ATGAGGGCTCTGAATGAGCGTCTTGCCTCCTATTTAGACAAGGTCCATTCGCTGGAGCAGGAGAATgctgagctggaaaggaagatatGTGAATGGTATGCAAACAATGCCCCAAGCTCACTCCCTGACTCCAGTGAGTACTATAGGACTATTCAGGAGCTACAGAACCAG ATTTCTTCGGCGACAATTAACAGTGGAAGGATTGTCCTACAGATAGATAGCGCTCAACAAGCTTCAGATGACTTCAGAAACAG GTGTGAGATGGAGATAAACACAAGGAACAATGTGGATGGAGATACTGGTTCCTTGAGAAGAGTCTTACAACAAATTAACAATGAAGTGCAAACCTTATCCGGAGGAGTCCAAAGTCTCCAGCAAGAACTTTTCCAGATGAAGAACAACCATTCAGGG GAAGTGGATGGTCTGCGTGCTCAGCTTGGAACCAGAGTCAACGTAGAAATGAATGCTGCTCCATCCATCGACCTGAACAGAGCTCTATCTGAGCTCAGAGAAGAATATGAAAACATGATGGAGAGGAACCTCAGGGAAGTCGAGGGCATGTTCTTGGCAAGG agtgCAGAACTGGACCGTGAGATGTCTTTAGGAGCCGTACAATTGCAGTCAGTTAATAATGATATCATTGATTCAAAGCGGTCTTTACAGACCCTGGAGATTGAGTTGCAGAGCCAGCTGAGTATG AAATCAGCTCTGGAGGGCACCTTATCAGAGACGGAGGCAACGTTTGGTTCCCAGCTTTCCCAGTTACAATGCATGATTGATAACATTGAAGGTCAGCTGACACAGATCCGATCTGACCTAGAACAACAGAATCATGAATACCAAGTTCTCATGGACCAGAAGACCCATCTAGAGATGGAAATCAACACCTATAGACATCTGCTGGATGGACATGACATTCA TATTTCCAATCATACCAGTTCTGGAG CATCCCATGACAACAAGTGCAAGTAA